ACGTGTACGGCGTGTCGATGCCGTCCAAGTACTCCTCGGACCACTCCAGGGGAGACGCGGCCGAGCTGGCCCGGCGGACCGGGCTCAACTTCCGTACCGTCCCGATCGAGCCGATGTTCGACGCGTACATGGGGTCGCTGGGGCTCACCGGGCTGGCCGAGGAGAACCTCCAGTCGCGGCTGCGCGGCACCATGCTGATGGCCCTCTCCAACCAGGAGGGGCACATCGTGCTGGCGCCGGGCAACAAGTCCGAGCTGGCGGTGGGGTACTCGACGCTGTACGGCGACTCGGTGGGCGCGTACGGGCCGATCAAGGACGTCTACAAGACGTCGATCTTCCGGCTCGCCGAGTGGCGCAACCGGGCGGCGGCCGAGCGGGGGCAGACCCCGCCGATCCCGGAGAACTCCATCTCCAAGCCGCCGAGCGCCGAGCTGCGGCCGGGGCAGGTCGACACGGACTCGCTGCCGGACTATCCCGTCCTGGACGCGATTCTGGAGCTGTACGTCGACCGGGACACGGGGGCCGACGCGATCGTGGCGGCGGGGTACGACCGGGAGATGGTCACCAAGACGCTGCGGATGGTCGACACGGCCGAGTACAAGCGGCGGCAGTATCCGCCGGGCACGAAGATCTCGGCGAAGGGCTTCGGCAAGGACCGGCGGCTGCCGATCACGAGCCTCTGGCGCGAGAGCGTTTGAGGCAGCGTCCCGAAAGACGAGAAGACTGCGCCGTTCCCCGCGCCCCTGAGAAAGGGCGCGGGGAACGGCGCAGTCTTTTGTTCCTCAGTGGTGGGCCGGGACCTCCGCGTGCTGCGGGGTGTGGGTCGCCACTATGCGGCCCGCGTTCGTCGTGCCGCGGTTGCGGTCCACGACGTACGCGACGGCCGCGACGGCCAGGCCCAGCACCGCCAGGGCCGCGCCCGCGAGGGCCGGGGACGTGACGCCGTAACCCGCCGCGAGGGCCAGGCCGCCGATCCACGCGCCGCCGGCGTTCGCGAGGTTGAACGCCGCCTGGTTGGCGGAGGAGGCCAGGGACGGGGCCGAGGACGCCTTCTCCATGACCATGAGCAGCAGCGGGGAACTGGTCGTGAACGCCGCCGCGCCGAGCAGGACCACGGCGAGGGGCGCACTCCACGCCGTGGTCATCATCAGCGGGAAGAGGGCCAGCACCGCCACCAGCGAGACCAGCCCGCCGAACAGCGTGCCGCGCATCGAGCGGTCCGCCAGCCGGCCGCCGAGCAGGTTGCCGATGGTGGCGCCCACGCCGAACAGCGCGAGCAGCAGGGTCACGCTGGAGTCGGCGTACCCGGCGGAGTCCGTCAGCATCGGCGTGATATAGCTGTACGCCGAGAAGAGCGCGCCGAAGCCCGCGACGGTCGTACCGAGGGCCAGCCAGACCGGGACCGACCTGAGCGCCGCCAGTTCGCCGCGCAGTCCGGTGGCGGCCAGGTCGTGCTCGGACGTGCGGGGCAGGAGCAGCGCCAGCGAGGCGATGGCCGCGAGGCCGATCACACTGACACCGAGGAAGGTGGCACGCCAGCCGAACTGCTGGCCGACGAGGGTGGCGGCGGGGACGCCCGCGATGTTCGCGACGGTGAGGCCGAGGAACATCAGGGAGACCGCGCGGGCCTTGCGCTCGGCGCTGACCATGCCGGTGGCGACGACGGCTCCGACGCCGAAGAACGCGCCGTGCGGCAGACCGCTCAGGAAGCGGGCCGCGAGCAGTGAGGTGTGGTCGGGGGCGAACGCCGAGAGCGTGTTGCCCACGACGAACAGCACCATCAGCCCGATCAGGACCTTGCGGCGGGCCATGCGGGCGGTGACCGCCGCGAGCAGCGGGGCGCCGACGACGACGCCGATCGCGTACGCCGAGACGAGATGGCCGGCGGTGGGGATCGAGATGCCCAGGTCGTCCGCGACGTCGGGCAGCAGCCCCATCATCACGAACTCGGTGGTGCCGATGCCGAAGGCGCCCACGGCGAGGGCGAGCAGGGCCAGGGGCATGAGGGACCTTTCACAGGGGAGAGCGGTGTTCCGTGCAGTTTATGTTCAACTACGGAACAAAGCCTTCCAGCCCCAGTATTCCCAAGGGTTACGAGCGGGTTGCCGACAGCTTCACGCGTGCGGCGATCGGAAGATGGTCGCTGCCCGTCTCCGGCAGGGTCCACGAGGTGACCGGCTCGACGCCCTTGACCATGATCTGGTCGATGCGCGCCATCGGGAACGACGCCGGCCAGCTGAACCCGAAGCCGCTGCCCGCCGCACCCTGCGCGGAGCGCATCTGCGAGGTGACGCCGTTCAGCGCGCGGTCGTTCATCGTGCCGTTCAGGTCGCCGAGCAGGGCGATGTCCGGCAGCCTCTCGTCGGCGATGGCCTCCCCGAGCGCGTCGGCGCTCTTGTCGCGCTGCCGCGCGGTGAAACCGGCCTCCATCTTCACCCGGACGGAGGGCAGGTGCGCCACGTACACCGCGAGCCGCCCGTCGGGCGCGGCGACGGTCGCCCGCATCGCGCGGGTCCAGCCGAGCTTGATGTCGACGGGGGCGGCCCCACTGATCGGGTACTTGCTCCACAGACCGACCGTGCCCTGCACGGAGTGGTACTTGTACGTCGAGGCGAGGGCCTTCTCGTAGACCGGAACCGCCGTGGTGGTCAGCTCCTCCAGGGCCACCACGTCCGCGCCCGAGGCGGCCACGGCACGGGCCGTGCCCTCCGGGTCCGGGTTGTCCGCGTTGACGTTGTGCGTGGCGACGGTGAGGTCCCCGCCGGAGCCCGTCCTGTCGA
This sequence is a window from Streptomyces ortus. Protein-coding genes within it:
- a CDS encoding endonuclease/exonuclease/phosphatase family protein: MAQAYMTETGSGGQGPDRRGPRLRRLLTSLRTDRGIWRRGVVLAACALVLALVMAMHAQIPNRIGNLGSLLETFLPWLGLAVPVLFGLALFRRSATALIAVLLPAIIWVNLFGGLLVDRTGSGGDLTVATHNVNADNPDPEGTARAVAASGADVVALEELTTTAVPVYEKALASTYKYHSVQGTVGLWSKYPISGAAPVDIKLGWTRAMRATVAAPDGRLAVYVAHLPSVRVKMEAGFTARQRDKSADALGEAIADERLPDIALLGDLNGTMNDRALNGVTSQMRSAQGAAGSGFGFSWPASFPMARIDQIMVKGVEPVTSWTLPETGSDHLPIAARVKLSATRS
- a CDS encoding MFS transporter, translated to MPLALLALAVGAFGIGTTEFVMMGLLPDVADDLGISIPTAGHLVSAYAIGVVVGAPLLAAVTARMARRKVLIGLMVLFVVGNTLSAFAPDHTSLLAARFLSGLPHGAFFGVGAVVATGMVSAERKARAVSLMFLGLTVANIAGVPAATLVGQQFGWRATFLGVSVIGLAAIASLALLLPRTSEHDLAATGLRGELAALRSVPVWLALGTTVAGFGALFSAYSYITPMLTDSAGYADSSVTLLLALFGVGATIGNLLGGRLADRSMRGTLFGGLVSLVAVLALFPLMMTTAWSAPLAVVLLGAAAFTTSSPLLLMVMEKASSAPSLASSANQAAFNLANAGGAWIGGLALAAGYGVTSPALAGAALAVLGLAVAAVAYVVDRNRGTTNAGRIVATHTPQHAEVPAHH